The Citrus sinensis cultivar Valencia sweet orange chromosome 4, DVS_A1.0, whole genome shotgun sequence DNA segment GTGGTTGGATTAACTGCATACCTTCTCTTTTTGAATCTTGATGAAGAGCAATAGCCGAAATGTTATTTACTACTTGTTATTAACAGCGATTGTCAATCACTCCATGaggcaaaatagaaattataagagagaaaataaatttgtctcatttttgttgttgttggatTCATCGATTGAGATGTGTAATTGATTACAATGAAGTTCGGATGAGATTGGAGAATTTTGTTATGTATAAGACCCCAAGTGTTTATCCgcatttgtttttgaaaatttggaaTTTCTACAATAGTGATTGTTATGAACGCCTTGTATAGTTGTATCCCAAGATCACCTCACGTCCTCACCTTCCATTTTCTGCAAGCACTGGTTACATAAGGTTCCATTTTCAAGAATCTAAAAACCTCCAAGAACAAACAGAATCACGAtaattgtgtttattttttcacgCTTCATTAAGCCGAAGATTCACCCACATAATGGGAGCAGGCACGTATTTAACTAACCATATAGAGATGTGTGTTTCCAAACGTGTTTATACTATCAGTCAAATATCTCATCATGGATTTATTGCAATAGCTGAATTCATCGACATAATTCCATACAAATTCTAGTTACTCAGCAACAACCTGAAAACAAGCTTGCTAATTTTAGCCGTCAACTTACAAGTCTTTATATGTCTTCAAACGGGCTTTCTAGTACACATGATTATCATTTCATTACGcccattaattaaaaaatttgccAACACCAACCAAATTACAGAGCCAACTCGTGTCCAATGTAATGCAGATATGAACAAGGTTTCAATTATACAAATCAAATCCAATAACTGAAATACAAAAACGATGAGAACTCACAGAGAAACCGGAATTTTCATCCAACTAAGTAGTAAGATTGCCACCGCTCTGCTGCCACAAATTGATAATATCAGTGGCCTGATTTAGAAGTATAATCATCATTTTCTGGGAAATCCAGGGTTTGCTCTCAAGAGTTGTCTTGAGCTCTTCCCATGCATCTTTTCTCGGCCAAAAGAAGTATTGACTCAAAGGAATGGTGCCATACCCAGGTATCGTCTGGTCAAGAGCTAGACCAATGTTCTTCTCCATCCATATAAACTTCAATACCAGCCTTGGCTTCTCCAATTGCTTCACTGACACCCCCGCCTTCTGCccagaagaaaagaaaaagaaaacacacaACTTTTATTAAGTGAAACAGTACACATAGAAACAGTACACATAAACACACATATgtagagagggagagagagatttGGTTTGGACCTTAGTTTCTACTGGGGTTGCTGGGATGGTCTCTGTGGATGTTGTTGTTGCTTCTTCAGCTGTGAGTGATTCTGGGGTTGCTAAAGCAACGAGCCTTTGGTTTCTTGAAATGGGTTTGGTTCTATTTTGGTGAAGAATGGTGGTTTTGGTGGGTTTGACAGTGAGTTTTTGGGAAGGGAATGAGGAGCGTGTGGTGAATGCACCATTAACAGTAGATTGAAGTGCCATTGATGATAACATTTTGTGTTCTTCAAAGAGAAGGAGAGCAAGCAcagatttgtttatttatcaACCAGTTCACTCCTCACTGGTTAGAATTGCCATTGCTTTTAGATAAGGCAGTTTAAGCGGGCGCCCACTGGTTACTGTAATGAAACTCAACGCAACCCAGCCCATCAAAAATGCGAAAGGCAGTTTAAGCAAAACAACTCTTGAGAGCCAAGACAATTTCagttgggttgggttgggtttgCCGATTGGGGCTTATGCGTACTTTCCCATTTTTGAGGCCCAATTTTGCAACACACAGATATAGCCAAATTTCCAACTAATGGCGTGTAACTCTCATTCTAATCCAACGCCCCTTTGAAGTTCGTCAGCGCTCACAAGTCACAACTTCACTGCTTTCACATGTATGGAAACTAATTTTGAAGAAAGAGATGACTTCTAAATTAAgctaatttcttttatcaacTCGTGACAGATTTAATTGCCTTATcgtttcctttttcatttgacCTAATAATCTAACcataacttttattattattgtgtttttttttaggggCTTAAATGGTTCACAAAAGTTTCATGATATTTCTTGGTTGCGGCTGCCCATCATGGGAATTTGCCTTCTTTACGTGCTAAAGGCATATTTACCAACCTGCTTGGGCCGTCAATTCAATAGGGTTAGGTTTCATGAATCTTGGTACCCTCATTTATCAAGTGGGAGAACTTTCCCAATTTTCACATGCAGAATATTGAACCCAAGTtattaaacttgtaaatgtAGCGTTTGGATGTAGAGAAAATAAAGTGAAATGCAATGAATCTCGTATATTGTTGAATGTGTGATCAGATCTGTACAATGTGTTATATTTGTAGTAGTAAAGCTAACAAAATAACTAAGCTAAGTTATTGAATTAGTAACAAATCTAATGAGTACCTTATACAAATGCGACAACTGGTAGTCAATCACTAATTGTTGTCACACTGGCTTATGCACAAATCAAGCATACAATTCTCATGTCTTAAGCcaagttataatttaaaagctgcaacactaaagtgtttggtagaTGTTAATTGTTGTATCTTAAAAGCTaagttaaattaatcaaatatatgtatgataaaaaatctataatatttttattaacttttatcaaaattatttatttaaaaatcaaatttatcatacattattagtttttatttcataattattatatttttctagtagtaGTTGTGGCTTAAAAGCCACGACACCTTAGTACCAAACAAACGGAGCAATGATTGTTAAGCATTGCTCCTAACACatgttattgttaaatttctaaatatgACATATCTAAAAATTCTAATGGCTTAATTTAAGTCTAATACGTTTTTCATCATACCTGATATCGATACTGaagttttagaatttagaTGGTATCCTTAAATTTCACAGAACATCCTTTAGAGAATTTGTACTGTGCAAGCaatgaagaaattttatcATTCGAAACTCAAAAACATGGCCACCAAGGCGCAACCAAAGTGCCGGCAGGCAGCAAAGCTAAGGTTGAAAGTTGAAAATGATGTGTTACGGAGAAAAGTATACGACGGCAAGTCAAAAACATTGTTAAATACAGAAGGGATAAGAACAGATTGAGCGGttttttatcttgtttttctcatgtagaaaatttttaaataaggatTGAATCATTATACTTCTGGTTATGATGCCTCTTCGAAACTCGGACCAAATATCTGATCTCGTTTCTTCAACTAAACTCGTGTCAAGTATTATTGTAATGGAACCCGACAGCATGCTATTGTTAGATTCAGCTATTTCACAATTAAAAGGGCAAATAGCCTTTCAATACTTTGAAAAAGGATCAGATAGATCCAAGAAAATGGGCGGTTGGGTAACCCTGCCACGGATTCCCACCATCAAATCTAGTCAATAAAATACAACATGAAATAAGATTTCAGACCAGAGTAGACATGAacttatcattaattaattttctagcccatttttcaaat contains these protein-coding regions:
- the LOC102629405 gene encoding 30S ribosomal protein 3-1, chloroplastic isoform X2: MLSSMALQSTVNGAFTTRSSFPSQKLTVKPTKTTILHQNRTKPISRNQRLVALATPESLTAEEATTTSTETIPATPVETKAGVSVKQLEKPRLVLKFIWMEKNIGLALDQTIPGYGTIPLSQYFFWPRKDAWEELKTTLESKPWISQKMMIILLNQATDIINLWQQSGGNLTT
- the LOC102629405 gene encoding 30S ribosomal protein 3-1, chloroplastic isoform X1 → MLSSMALQSTVNGAFTTRSSFPSQKLTVKPTKTTILHQNRTKPISRNQRLVALATPESLTAEEATTTSTETIPATPVETKKAGVSVKQLEKPRLVLKFIWMEKNIGLALDQTIPGYGTIPLSQYFFWPRKDAWEELKTTLESKPWISQKMMIILLNQATDIINLWQQSGGNLTT